The window GTTTAGAGGTGTCTCATGAAACAGCGGTTGACTGTCGGCGTTTTTTCAATTTTGTCTATTATTCTTTTCCTATTTGTTTCGCCTGTGTTTTCCCTGGCATTTTCCGGAGGTGATGGTTCTCCGGGAAATCCGTATCAGATTCAATATCTCAGTGAGCTCCAATCCGTAGGGGGCCATGTCGACAAGCATTTTTTGCTGATGAATAACATCGATGCATCGGACACTCTATTTTGGAACGATGGGAAAGGGTTCCTGCCAATTTTCAATTTTTCTGGCAGTTTTAACGGCCAAGGCTTTGAAATCGGCGGATTGTATATCAACAGGCCGAACATTCCAAACTGTGTCGGGTTGTTTACCACGCTGCAGTCCGGAGCGCAGGTCACAAATTTGAAATTGGTTTCCGGCTCTGTCACGGGATATTCCTCAGTCGGATTTCTGGTCGGTACAAATCACGGCGGACGTATATCCAACTGCAACGCCACGGGCAGGGTCAGCGGCCATGACCGAGTTGGTGGCTTGGTGGGGTCCATGTCGGCCGGATCGGTCAAGACCAGCCATTCAACGGGAGACGTGGATGGTGACACGAATTTTGTCGGCGGACTGGTGGGACAAATCTTGGGAGGAACTCTCAATAAAAATTATGCAACGGGAAAAGTGATTGGAGGAGGAAATTCAGTCGGAGGTCTTGTCGGGGTAAACAACGGAGTTATCGATAACTGCTTCTCAATTGGCAATGTGAATGGGACAAGTTCAGTTGGTGGTTTGGTTGGGTATAATAACAGTGATGGTATAGTCAGATATTGTTATACAATTTCTGGAATTGTCCAAGGGACAAATAAATTGGGTGGTCTGGTCGGAGATAATTTTGAGGGAGAAATAATCAATTCTTTTTCATTTTGTGAAGCCCGAGGTGATTTTGATATTGGAGGGCTTGTTGGATCTAATCGTTATGGCTCTGTAAAGAGGTCTTATGCCCGGGGAAAGGTGCTTGCAATTGATCCTGAATTTCCAGCACCGGAATATGATTATATAGGAGGATTGGTTGGAAATAACAGCGGAGATGTCATGGAATGCTATGCAACAGGATATATATACACCTATGTATTAAGCCATGAAGAAGCCATTGGAGGATTGGTCGGATATAATACCGGTACAGTCAGCATGAGCTATTGGGACAAACAGAGCACAGGTCGCACCACGTCACAGGGGTCCGTGCCCTCCTTTGGAAAGAACACTGCTCAAATGAAGCAGCAGGCCACCTTTGTGGGCTGGGATTTTGCCCGGACATGGAGCATTCAGGAAACTTTGGCATATCCATTTCTGCTGGCGCGTCAATCCACAGCCTTTCTTCCGGCGATCCACCTTCTGCTTTTGGGAGAATAATGGAGAATTTTTCGCTTGGGCAGCATTGGAGCGTGCTCTTGGCAATATAATGAAATCGAGAAGTAGTGCTCCTTGACCGGAAGTCGTGTGGGGCTCGTTGGCCGGGTTCTCCACGAGATTTTGATCGTCCTTGTTCGGTCACTATGCCCTCGACCGAGCTTCGTTGATTCTCAAAAAGGTTGACGTCTGGGCCTGACCGGGACACAAATCCCCCGGTCGTCAACACAGGAGAATGAGCGTGAATGAACTTCTCTGGATCGGGTTCGCCCTGGCGGACCTCACCTTGGTCCTGATCATCTTTCGTCTGTTCGGCCGGGCCGGGCTGCTGGTCACGGTGGTCTTCAGCCTGCTGATGTGCAACATCCAGGTTCTAAAGACCGTGGAACTGTTCGGCCTGACCACGACTCTGGGGAACGTTCTCTACGCCAGCATCTTTCTGGCCACGGACCTTCTCGGGGAACATTATGGAAAAAAGGCCGCCCAACAGGCGGTTCTTCTCGGTTTCGTGGCTCTGGTCGTGTCCACGATCTACATGCAGGTGGCTCTTCTTTTCACTCCGGCCGTCGGGGATTTCGCCCAGTCCCATCTGGAGGTCATTTTCGGGTTCATGCCCCGGGTGGCCCTGGCCAGCATGTGTGCCTACCTGGCCTCGCAATGGCACGATGTCTGGGCCTTTCATTTCATCAAGACCAAGACGGCCGGTCGGCATCTCTGGCTGAGAAACACCGGCAGCACGGTGGTCAGTCAGATGATGGACAGCCTGATCTTCTGCGCCATAGCCTTCTGGGGCGTGTTCCCCCTGGAGATCTGGCTGGAAATTCTCCTTTCGACCTATGTCCTCAAGTTCCTGATGTCCCTGATGGACACGCCCTTCATGTATCTGGCCCAAAGGCTGGTTCCGCAGACATGAGGGGTTGAGGTCGGTTTTTTTTACGCCCGGTTTTTCAAAACCTCTTTGTACATCCTGTCCACCCCGGCAAAGACCCCGGCCCAGGTGCGGGGCGCGAGCACGGCCTCGGCCGCAGTTCCAAGATCATGGCCGGGGGCGAGAACCTTGTGTCTGGCCCGGTCCAAGGCTCTGGCCAGATCATGGACAAAACCGGATTCGGCTTCGGGCTTTGGTTCGTCGATGGTCCGCATGGCCGGCAGGTCGACCAGGGTGACGATGTCGTCGGTGCCAGCGGCAAAGAGTTCGAGGACTCCGGGCAGGGCCGTGGAAACGACGTGACAGCCTGAGGACAGGGCCTCCATCAGGACCAGAGGCAGGCCCTCGAAGAACGAAGGCAGGACAAAGACGTGGCTTCGGCCCAGGATTTCGGCCAGACGCCTTTGGGCAACGGCCCCGTGGGCCGTGACCCGGTTCCCGAGTTCCCGGGCCAGGGCCAGGCAGGTTTCCAGTTCCGGACCGCTTCCCGAGCCGACCAGATCGAGGTGCCAGGGCCAGGCCAGATTCTTCAGGGCCCGGAGGAGCCAGGGCACGCCCTTGGCCCGGCTGAGCTTGCCGGCGTAGGCGATTCGGATGGGGTCCGGATCGGGCCGTGGTCCGGGTCTGAACATATTCCGGTCGAACCCGGCCCCGGTGACGTGGATCTTTTCAAGGGGGATGCCGTAGAGTTCGTGGATTTCGGTCCGCTGACCGGGGCCCAGGGCCAGGACGGCGTCGATTTCCCGGCATCTAGGCAGAACGATGTCCCGCAGTTGCGGGCAGTTGCGGAACTGACGGAGGTCCGATCCGTGGCTGGAGACAACCAGCGGCCGGTCGGCAAAGACCTCTCGGGCCGCGGAGGACATGATCCAGAGGTGATGGCTGTGGACCAAGTCCGGCCGGAAGGCGTCCCGGGCCGATTGGAGGCTCCGGGCGAAACAATCCTTGTACCGGGCGATGCGGGTGGGGTCGAGGGCTCGGAAGGTTTCACTCGGATAGGGCATGACGTCGCTCATGCCCACGATGGCGTGGTCGATATCCCCGCCTCCGAATCGGACAAAGCTGGCTGTGCAGGCGTCCAGGCCGAGGGAATTTTCATCTTCGTCGCAGGGCAGACCGGCCAGGAGGTGGTTTTGGTATCCGTGGCGGTGCGCTTCAGCCATGACGGCCTTGATGTAGATTCCGCTTCCGGTGGAGTCGGGCCTCTGGCTCAGGGCGTGGAGAACCCGTATCGGTCGGTTTGGTTTGTTTGGGCGTGTTGACATCGCCCATTCATGAATTATTCGTGCGTGTCCTGTCAAAACCGAATGCCAGGTTTCAATCATCCGGCCCCATCCGGGCCTGTCTTTTTTCGAGGAGGTAGACATGAGTGACGAGGTCAAAACCTGTGAATTCAAGGCTGAAATCAAGCAATTGCTCGATATCATCACCAATTCACTGTACACGAACCGGGAAATCTTTCTGCGCGAGCTCGTTTCCAACGCTTCCGACGCGTTGGAGAAACTCCGATTCGAGGTCAGTCGCGGCGCGACGGTCAAAGATGGTGAAAGCGATCTGGAGA is drawn from Deltaproteobacteria bacterium and contains these coding sequences:
- a CDS encoding glycosyltransferase produces the protein MISSNCLISALNSQVLTSSLMSTSSKKDRPGWGRMIETWHSVLTGHARIIHEWAMSTRPNKPNRPIRVLHALSQRPDSTGSGIYIKAVMAEAHRHGYQNHLLAGLPCDEDENSLGLDACTASFVRFGGGDIDHAIVGMSDVMPYPSETFRALDPTRIARYKDCFARSLQSARDAFRPDLVHSHHLWIMSSAAREVFADRPLVVSSHGSDLRQFRNCPQLRDIVLPRCREIDAVLALGPGQRTEIHELYGIPLEKIHVTGAGFDRNMFRPGPRPDPDPIRIAYAGKLSRAKGVPWLLRALKNLAWPWHLDLVGSGSGPELETCLALARELGNRVTAHGAVAQRRLAEILGRSHVFVLPSFFEGLPLVLMEALSSGCHVVSTALPGVLELFAAGTDDIVTLVDLPAMRTIDEPKPEAESGFVHDLARALDRARHKVLAPGHDLGTAAEAVLAPRTWAGVFAGVDRMYKEVLKNRA
- a CDS encoding VUT family protein — translated: MNELLWIGFALADLTLVLIIFRLFGRAGLLVTVVFSLLMCNIQVLKTVELFGLTTTLGNVLYASIFLATDLLGEHYGKKAAQQAVLLGFVALVVSTIYMQVALLFTPAVGDFAQSHLEVIFGFMPRVALASMCAYLASQWHDVWAFHFIKTKTAGRHLWLRNTGSTVVSQMMDSLIFCAIAFWGVFPLEIWLEILLSTYVLKFLMSLMDTPFMYLAQRLVPQT